In the genome of Myroides phaeus, one region contains:
- a CDS encoding DUF3857 domain-containing protein, with product MKYLYPLLAFVLFMNIPSTYAQSFLEKVSVEELRENTNPIFPEADAVILNEQIDVAMDYIQDYGFRVTEKVSRKVKLYKDDARESLSFYVSYSPKGYLSEEVVLHQASLFSLQGVDVSKEKIEKEEVVKNDYGNWKEVGVLFKNAKKGDVVTYSYSRVTSFIDELPEWIIQGDLPKRISKYTVVLPEYFQYSIVQNGDVKLKETTTEKRVSMTGIVSPGTRTNVNALEKTFEVVNVPAFVNEPYIDNPINYIASLRFDLLEVQFPFSPVQKVLLNEKEFLTDLTNNRGFSRELKQDKYYKRDILLEDYQGLSTEEKIEKVLKFVQQKVKWDSTYGIFASNGTKTAYNKGVGNSADINLMLTSMLRYIGLQANPVLLSTRSNGVKTTWQRNYYNHVITAVEVGEAYYLLDGTSPYSGINILPLEDLNGRGMLFKDNGSVVSIDLMPQFVSGITDRYQVELNIDGSMQGQLLKNYTNYDALVFRSGYNGSEWQLGKTYESQQFGVQISNVRVFNAKEDLSKDVRVNYSLYKRNAVSMFNDKLFVNPFQLYNFNATVFEAENRVLPIYFGYPTMENYMISIAIPQGYEVEKVPEDVVLRNQQAGIEMQVKFTVDTNKVEGTLLFLKNKGVIGVKDYPYVRDLYQKVGKVLQQQVVFARKK from the coding sequence ATGAAATATTTATATCCCTTATTGGCGTTTGTTTTATTTATGAATATTCCTTCAACTTACGCACAAAGTTTTCTTGAGAAAGTAAGTGTAGAGGAGTTGAGAGAAAATACTAATCCTATTTTTCCAGAAGCGGATGCTGTAATCTTGAATGAACAGATTGATGTTGCAATGGATTATATTCAAGATTATGGTTTTCGTGTAACGGAAAAGGTTAGTCGTAAAGTCAAATTATATAAAGATGATGCAAGAGAGTCGCTTTCTTTCTATGTCTCTTATTCTCCTAAAGGTTATTTAAGCGAAGAAGTAGTTTTACATCAAGCATCACTTTTTTCTTTGCAAGGGGTAGATGTTTCTAAGGAAAAAATAGAAAAAGAGGAAGTTGTAAAGAATGACTATGGCAATTGGAAAGAAGTTGGCGTGTTATTTAAAAATGCAAAAAAAGGAGATGTCGTTACTTATTCATATAGTAGAGTAACAAGTTTTATTGATGAGTTACCTGAGTGGATTATTCAAGGTGATTTGCCTAAGCGTATCTCAAAATACACAGTAGTTTTACCTGAGTATTTTCAATATAGTATTGTTCAGAATGGTGATGTTAAGTTGAAAGAGACAACAACTGAAAAGAGAGTGTCTATGACAGGAATTGTATCACCAGGAACACGAACTAATGTCAATGCACTTGAAAAGACATTTGAAGTAGTTAATGTTCCTGCTTTTGTTAACGAGCCCTATATTGATAATCCAATAAACTATATTGCTTCCTTGCGCTTTGATTTATTAGAAGTACAATTTCCGTTTTCACCTGTACAGAAAGTTTTGTTGAACGAGAAAGAATTTTTGACAGATTTGACTAATAATCGAGGTTTTTCGCGTGAATTAAAGCAAGATAAATATTATAAAAGAGATATTTTACTGGAGGATTATCAAGGTTTATCAACTGAAGAAAAAATAGAGAAGGTTTTAAAATTTGTGCAACAAAAAGTAAAATGGGATAGTACCTATGGCATTTTCGCGAGTAATGGTACAAAAACAGCATACAATAAAGGAGTTGGAAATTCTGCTGATATAAATTTGATGCTAACAAGTATGTTGAGGTATATAGGTCTGCAGGCTAATCCTGTCTTGTTAAGTACAAGGAGTAATGGCGTGAAAACAACTTGGCAGAGAAATTACTACAATCACGTTATAACTGCTGTTGAAGTAGGAGAAGCCTATTATTTACTGGATGGCACAAGTCCTTACTCAGGAATTAATATTTTGCCATTAGAAGATTTGAATGGTAGAGGAATGTTGTTTAAAGACAATGGAAGTGTTGTGTCAATTGATTTAATGCCTCAATTTGTTTCAGGCATAACCGATAGATATCAAGTTGAATTAAACATTGATGGTTCTATGCAGGGGCAATTACTTAAAAACTACACTAATTATGATGCACTTGTTTTTAGAAGTGGTTATAATGGTAGCGAATGGCAATTGGGTAAGACGTATGAATCACAACAATTTGGTGTACAAATTAGCAATGTTAGAGTATTTAATGCTAAGGAAGATTTATCCAAAGATGTTAGAGTAAATTATTCATTGTATAAGAGAAACGCTGTATCAATGTTTAACGATAAGCTTTTTGTAAATCCATTTCAATTATACAATTTTAACGCAACAGTTTTTGAAGCAGAAAATAGAGTGTTGCCTATTTATTTTGGATATCCTACAATGGAAAATTATATGATTAGCATTGCAATTCCACAAGGCTATGAAGTAGAGAAAGTACCCGAAGATGTAGTGTTGAGGAATCAACAAGCAGGGATAGAAATGCAAGTTAAGTTTACTGTTGATACAAATAAAGTAGAAGGAACTTTATTGTTTTTAAAGAATAAGGGAGTGATAGGGGTAAAAGATTATCCATATGTACGTGATTTATATCAGAAAGTAGGAAAGGTATTACAACAACAAGTTGTATTTGCCCGAAAAAAATAA
- a CDS encoding M16 family metallopeptidase, with translation MTTYKILLSSLFLSLCPFITNGQSLYKELPSIQNKTIDSLTNGLQYIIHQTKQPNTEYRLVFNIGSLQETDDEIGYAHFLEHLVFNGSEDFPNRQAVDTLQALGYSFGRDINAYTTYERTVYELSLLDPKQLDLALNILANFLGKSSLTDEAILKEKKIVIQEIRDYGVESTFTKKKLEGTKHAHRLPIATEQDIINIDHQRLKEFYKKWYSSNLATIIITGNVNADNAIKAIQKNFGQFNPAPNVNRKQNIFAFNPVFKDKLTTQESPNSKVNKLEIIRFVKSPLLESKEDFKLQLIEHLYNSFLKQKLKEGNSKANNHSTWYLSNRNENAFELQATTKKELLSEVQLLSSIIYSIEQIGISEEELYVLKTSYLNTLNKSEISNPYYIANSYIDQVAAYSHFLNNSEEELLAQEIIASISIDDINTHHKNTWANGTANLYLFEFNSDLFEIKNEKELEKSWKNGAKQVTKFIKKQPTISDDTNELSLNWDTMPPIAFNSKAHIVSEKEYKNIGVTEITLQNGLRIAIKPTTSEDNNYILSIATRKGLNQVKQDERALFEETPYFLDTAWINGLSKDNYSDIGAQKDVSTLISMIDNASIANTSSRQANATDLFEWSYRKLYDYVIPQEDFDEFIAEEIESLATTPTTPNYLKNPFIAMSHKIAAYKFGIKAIKQPLKTKEDIQRINIKNMFTLFDATFRSPKDMSIVISGNFSVSDIKEKATAYFGSIPLHKSTQQKSNIADPLKEKEEITRSKIIATEAERPDVSIVFKGDINATLKQSIIAQMVRELLNDAFLNVSREKEGLVYSPYSDIDVTLYPEAKTFTSLHFSAEEKDLATLEEYAKQAVKKLQSTPINNEMLERMKRTILNNKTLHLTSSSTYQWVEKLREIYLNFEDLSEFDQYDTILQSITTEDVLNTAKTMFNLNKYGVFVIAPK, from the coding sequence ATGACTACATACAAAATCTTATTATCTTCTTTATTTTTATCACTTTGTCCATTTATAACTAATGGACAAAGTCTTTATAAAGAATTACCATCGATACAGAATAAAACAATTGATAGCTTAACCAACGGTTTACAATACATTATTCACCAAACCAAACAACCAAATACAGAATACCGCTTGGTATTTAATATAGGTTCTCTTCAAGAAACAGATGACGAAATTGGTTATGCTCATTTCTTAGAACATTTAGTATTTAATGGTTCGGAAGACTTCCCTAATAGACAAGCAGTTGATACCTTACAAGCGCTGGGCTATAGTTTTGGAAGAGATATTAATGCCTATACGACGTATGAACGTACGGTTTATGAATTGTCTCTTTTAGACCCAAAACAATTAGATTTAGCACTTAATATCTTAGCTAACTTCTTAGGAAAATCTTCTTTAACAGATGAAGCTATTTTAAAAGAAAAGAAAATTGTAATCCAAGAAATTAGAGATTATGGCGTTGAATCTACTTTTACAAAAAAGAAATTAGAGGGAACAAAACACGCGCATCGTTTACCTATTGCAACTGAACAAGATATTATAAATATCGATCACCAACGCTTAAAAGAGTTTTACAAAAAATGGTATTCCTCTAATTTAGCTACAATTATAATCACTGGAAATGTTAATGCTGATAATGCAATAAAAGCAATCCAAAAGAATTTCGGACAATTTAATCCTGCTCCAAATGTCAATAGAAAACAGAATATTTTTGCTTTTAATCCAGTATTCAAAGACAAACTTACTACGCAAGAATCTCCAAACTCAAAAGTGAATAAACTTGAAATAATTCGCTTTGTAAAATCTCCTTTATTAGAATCTAAAGAAGACTTTAAGCTTCAACTTATAGAACATTTATATAACTCATTTTTAAAACAAAAACTGAAAGAGGGAAATTCTAAAGCGAATAACCATTCTACTTGGTATTTATCTAATAGAAATGAAAATGCTTTTGAACTACAAGCTACAACTAAAAAAGAACTCCTTTCTGAGGTTCAATTATTAAGTAGCATTATATACTCAATTGAACAAATTGGAATATCTGAAGAAGAATTATATGTTCTAAAAACTTCTTATTTAAATACTTTAAACAAAAGTGAAATCTCTAATCCTTATTATATAGCAAACTCTTATATTGACCAAGTAGCAGCATATAGCCACTTTTTAAATAATAGCGAAGAAGAACTTTTAGCACAAGAAATAATAGCTTCCATTTCAATTGATGATATCAATACGCATCATAAAAACACTTGGGCAAATGGTACTGCCAACTTATATTTATTCGAATTTAATTCTGATTTATTTGAAATCAAGAACGAAAAAGAATTAGAAAAGAGCTGGAAAAACGGAGCAAAACAAGTAACTAAATTCATTAAAAAGCAACCTACAATCAGTGATGATACAAACGAATTATCGCTAAATTGGGATACAATGCCTCCTATTGCTTTTAATTCAAAAGCTCATATCGTCTCTGAAAAAGAGTACAAAAATATTGGGGTTACCGAAATAACACTTCAAAATGGCTTGCGTATTGCTATTAAACCAACAACGAGTGAAGATAATAATTATATATTATCAATCGCTACACGAAAAGGCCTAAATCAGGTAAAACAAGATGAACGCGCTTTGTTTGAAGAAACTCCTTATTTCTTAGATACTGCTTGGATTAATGGCTTATCTAAAGACAACTATAGTGATATTGGAGCGCAAAAAGATGTTTCTACTTTGATAAGTATGATTGATAATGCCAGTATTGCAAATACTTCAAGTAGACAGGCTAATGCAACTGATTTATTTGAATGGAGCTATAGAAAACTGTATGACTATGTAATTCCTCAAGAAGACTTTGATGAATTTATTGCTGAAGAAATAGAGTCTTTAGCTACTACTCCCACTACACCTAATTATCTGAAAAATCCATTTATCGCTATGTCTCATAAAATAGCTGCGTATAAATTTGGAATAAAGGCCATTAAACAACCATTAAAAACAAAAGAAGACATCCAAAGAATCAACATTAAAAATATGTTCACTCTTTTTGACGCAACATTTAGATCGCCTAAGGATATGTCAATCGTTATCAGTGGAAACTTCTCAGTTAGCGATATTAAAGAAAAGGCAACAGCTTATTTTGGTAGTATTCCCTTGCATAAAAGTACACAGCAAAAGAGTAATATTGCTGATCCTCTAAAAGAGAAAGAAGAAATTACAAGGTCTAAAATAATTGCAACAGAAGCTGAAAGACCAGATGTCTCAATCGTTTTCAAAGGTGATATTAATGCTACACTAAAACAGAGCATTATTGCTCAAATGGTTCGTGAACTTTTAAATGATGCATTTTTAAATGTTTCTCGTGAAAAGGAAGGTTTGGTATATTCACCGTATTCAGATATTGACGTTACTCTATATCCTGAAGCTAAAACGTTTACTTCTTTACATTTTTCTGCAGAGGAAAAAGATCTTGCTACCTTAGAGGAATACGCCAAACAAGCGGTTAAGAAATTACAATCTACTCCGATCAACAACGAGATGTTAGAGCGAATGAAGCGAACAATTCTAAACAACAAAACACTTCACTTAACAAGTAGTAGTACGTACCAATGGGTAGAAAAATTAAGAGAAATATACCTCAACTTTGAAGATTTAAGTGAGTTTGATCAGTATGATACTATATTGCAATCAATCACGACAGAAGACGTCTTAAACACAGCTAAAACAATGTTTAACTTAAATAAATACGGTGTATTCGTTATCGCTCCAAAATAA
- a CDS encoding DUF4929 family protein, with the protein MKKTLQKNIFVLTAFLITISSFFACSTEDNANGEFLGENKIVLIPQTSVFLKDNSTDETVIDIHLVKAVNTPIKLKFALQGNIVENTKILDIENPTIEFLPGQKKAELRIKSTSRKVITEPTNITLSLVENNSTLNLEKHLQFTLQPLSSTDELTSDQIELLEHYKRNGLDLFPLIGDVEMTGTIYFPGDGNLEALYDKKTIQINGITTFTLSEKATAEKPVLKMVSNAMGLESYLYKLFRDLTIDDLVFWNNQSPDAPPANKNIMELIGLTRESKETFEVMLDDIEIDLNTKEVSYIGKGEDFYGEEITIIPLTYRYSAYERLQKFINDKNPIAIESIENGGNINPAAIINNANIEEDDYDNDTWTESTATLSKDKLSFKFIIGHSEAGGYINITINYKIK; encoded by the coding sequence ATGAAAAAGACATTACAAAAAAACATATTCGTTTTAACTGCTTTCCTAATTACTATAAGCTCTTTTTTCGCTTGCTCTACTGAAGATAATGCAAATGGTGAATTTTTAGGTGAAAATAAAATAGTACTGATTCCGCAAACGAGCGTATTTCTAAAAGATAATAGTACTGATGAAACAGTAATAGACATTCATCTTGTAAAAGCAGTAAACACGCCTATTAAACTTAAATTTGCTCTACAAGGCAATATAGTAGAGAATACAAAAATTCTTGATATAGAAAACCCAACTATTGAATTTTTGCCTGGGCAAAAAAAAGCAGAACTAAGGATTAAAAGTACGTCGAGAAAAGTAATTACTGAACCAACAAATATTACTTTATCTCTTGTAGAAAACAATAGTACACTGAATCTTGAAAAACACTTACAATTTACATTACAACCTCTTTCTTCTACTGATGAATTAACATCTGACCAAATAGAGTTACTTGAACACTATAAACGCAATGGTTTAGATTTATTTCCTCTTATTGGGGATGTAGAAATGACAGGAACTATCTACTTTCCTGGTGATGGTAATTTAGAAGCTTTATATGACAAGAAAACAATACAGATTAATGGAATAACAACATTTACATTAAGTGAAAAAGCTACTGCAGAAAAACCAGTATTAAAAATGGTATCTAACGCAATGGGATTAGAAAGTTACTTATACAAATTGTTTAGAGATCTTACTATTGACGACCTTGTATTCTGGAATAATCAAAGTCCAGATGCTCCTCCTGCTAATAAAAACATTATGGAACTTATAGGTCTTACGCGAGAATCTAAAGAAACCTTTGAAGTTATGCTGGATGATATTGAAATAGACTTAAATACTAAAGAAGTTTCTTACATAGGGAAAGGCGAGGATTTTTATGGTGAAGAAATTACAATTATCCCTTTAACATACAGGTATAGTGCCTATGAAAGATTACAAAAATTCATTAATGATAAAAATCCTATCGCGATAGAAAGCATTGAAAATGGAGGTAATATTAATCCTGCTGCAATTATAAACAATGCAAATATTGAGGAAGATGACTATGATAATGACACTTGGACAGAAAGTACTGCAACTTTATCAAAGGACAAACTTTCTTTTAAATTTATAATAGGACACTCTGAAGCTGGAGGATACATAAACATAACTATTAACTACAAAATCAAATAA
- a CDS encoding RagB/SusD family nutrient uptake outer membrane protein: MKKIFLFIAIGFLTACSLDIKSQDEISGDNIINTPTKAMGVLSQAYKSLPVSSEKFTLLTEDLQPNYQVVYKKNYQLSYNWDQRELTKTTATIWEDYYNALINLNVILLSNDNLNKDNKDWQYIKGNALLLKAYIYFDLLQLYSNRYNPNALGIIPKNSLSLETNKRLTQTETLVEINNLLEEGLSLIKDYPYEKNYFITKKGALHIQAQVALFMRDFSKAEKLAKDLLNDNFKLINTETTYANLWNNQLTSISSNVYWIYDLQENPNHYLYYQQNAGDYFYINEALSFAEKDIRHNVSQYLFKFKATGTDGIDRQLLGKYKTTSEDKTQKPIVMSRNTETYFILIESLIEQNKNAEAIELLNDFLSNLNVDTLTPNLSQSELRAIFRLQKQKEFIGEKMNFFDLKRWNIDLVRYIPDSNNKAATIKSTDFRWTWPLPASETRHNPNATQNEGWTIVD; the protein is encoded by the coding sequence ATGAAAAAAATATTTCTATTTATAGCTATAGGCTTTCTAACAGCGTGTAGTTTAGACATAAAATCACAAGATGAAATATCTGGTGATAATATCATTAATACTCCTACAAAAGCAATGGGAGTATTATCTCAAGCTTATAAGAGCCTTCCTGTTTCTTCTGAAAAATTCACTTTACTAACAGAGGATTTACAACCTAACTATCAAGTTGTGTACAAAAAAAACTATCAACTTAGCTATAATTGGGACCAACGTGAACTAACAAAAACAACTGCAACTATTTGGGAAGATTACTATAATGCTTTAATTAACTTAAATGTTATTTTACTTTCTAATGACAATTTGAATAAAGACAATAAGGATTGGCAATATATAAAAGGAAATGCACTCTTATTAAAAGCATATATATACTTTGATTTGTTGCAGCTTTACAGCAATCGTTATAATCCTAATGCTTTAGGTATTATTCCTAAAAACTCCTTAAGTCTGGAAACAAATAAGCGTTTAACCCAAACAGAAACATTAGTTGAAATTAACAACCTATTGGAAGAAGGATTGTCTCTCATAAAAGATTATCCTTATGAGAAAAACTATTTCATAACTAAAAAAGGAGCTCTGCATATACAAGCTCAAGTAGCTCTTTTTATGAGAGACTTTTCAAAGGCAGAAAAATTGGCTAAAGATCTTTTAAATGATAATTTTAAACTGATTAATACTGAAACAACGTATGCTAATCTTTGGAATAATCAGCTGACAAGTATTTCTTCTAATGTTTATTGGATATATGATTTACAAGAAAACCCTAATCACTATTTGTATTATCAACAAAACGCAGGTGATTATTTCTATATCAATGAAGCTCTTTCTTTTGCCGAAAAGGATATAAGACATAATGTTTCTCAATATTTATTTAAGTTTAAAGCTACTGGTACAGATGGAATAGATAGACAGTTGTTAGGAAAATATAAAACTACATCTGAAGACAAAACACAAAAGCCTATTGTTATGTCAAGAAATACAGAGACTTATTTTATTTTAATTGAAAGCTTAATTGAACAAAATAAAAATGCTGAAGCAATAGAACTGCTAAATGATTTCCTTTCAAACTTAAATGTAGACACTCTTACTCCTAATCTTTCGCAAAGTGAATTAAGAGCAATCTTTCGCTTACAAAAACAGAAAGAGTTCATTGGAGAAAAGATGAACTTCTTCGACTTAAAAAGATGGAATATTGACCTTGTCAGATATATACCTGATAGCAATAATAAAGCTGCTACAATTAAATCTACGGACTTCAGGTGGACTTGGCCATTGCCTGCTTCTGAAACGAGACATAATCCAAATGCAACTCAAAATGAAGGATGGACTATTGTTGACTAA
- a CDS encoding SusC/RagA family TonB-linked outer membrane protein — MKPLKINLLIAFISLLSTVSFAQTQQYVGKVINQHTKKPVQGAIITLIDTKQVFITEDNGTFSFTAPKQIDIIVSHLGFEEIRMSLKNTSQNIYLNPIMEQLEELLIKCTNNINDIDVRNLTGSVVTLDMNKLSERSEIDMAKLLQGQVPGLTVNYGGELGKKPEIRIRGNSSFNYNGSANEPLFVMDGIIISTETFLTLNPNDFTTIKVLKDAPATALYGIKAANGVIELTSKRGFEGKPVFSFSMKQGITLRGERPVEMMGTNEKLAFEERMEMLATPGYLFSEKYITKNYQNSPLLQAKLAEGNRVLDSLKQYNTDWFKELIKPNHFQSYNFSVRGGTEKNTYFYSLNYSKQGGRIPGNDINHITARANLNYLISDNFNLAINNSFGVATANTENGMDNDPSSLAYILNPYETKESKTLYSFDKNRSYKDLINQFYQKSTTKRFSSSLVMQWDVLPELNISGVIGADYSLGEVNKRIYSTAYSQRDYPINAQGYLSEEDNKNFDFSSNIRASYQKQIGDHDFFIGINSDYYITNIKSLSASGYGIADDINSISGINNSLTGAYAPNNSGNKIKNAQLGFGAALGYTFQNTYDLYVSIKRDGSSLLPSNNRWNNAWSTGIGWSPSEYAFFAKQNILTALKFKASLGYTASMVGITPRDIATTFSNSNNFYGESRILQLLALPNKDLKPQQTYSTNFTIDFGFLNRFNLTTTLYNELTKEAIVAVPIASSNGFKTFTKNIGKLENKGIELMLNGDVLRIADFKWNSSISMSYNANKVKNLYGTDKIYLSDQSVIPEYEVGKPLGVIYGLQDNGVYPITGLPQYVDNDGKIINYEDNVSPNYFNNLGYSIAPYSGFFNNYFSYKNWSLTVNINYSSGGKATYSKSYIRDNTNANQNAIKGQLDNMWFEIGDENKLYPAKNLPSSVYDLYQYPTTKTVYKTDYIKLNFVQLGYSITQSSFINRYFKSLQVNVQADNIYTYRRQKDKGSLNDVLQPILTFSINATF, encoded by the coding sequence ATGAAACCTCTTAAAATCAATTTATTAATCGCTTTCATTTCTTTACTTTCTACTGTCTCTTTTGCTCAAACGCAACAATATGTAGGAAAAGTAATCAATCAACATACGAAAAAACCTGTACAAGGTGCGATTATCACCTTAATAGATACTAAACAAGTTTTTATTACTGAAGATAATGGTACCTTTTCATTTACAGCTCCCAAACAAATAGACATTATCGTCTCTCATTTAGGTTTTGAAGAAATCCGTATGTCTTTAAAAAATACTTCTCAAAATATTTATCTAAACCCAATTATGGAGCAACTCGAAGAATTGCTCATAAAATGCACAAACAATATCAATGATATTGATGTACGAAATCTAACTGGTTCTGTAGTTACACTTGATATGAATAAATTAAGTGAACGCTCTGAAATAGATATGGCAAAACTTTTACAAGGACAAGTACCAGGATTAACTGTTAATTATGGAGGGGAACTTGGAAAGAAACCTGAAATACGAATTAGAGGTAACTCTTCGTTTAATTACAATGGAAGTGCTAATGAACCTCTCTTTGTAATGGATGGAATCATTATTTCTACTGAAACATTCCTTACCTTAAATCCAAATGATTTTACTACGATAAAAGTCCTTAAAGATGCTCCTGCTACTGCTTTATATGGTATAAAAGCAGCTAATGGAGTAATTGAATTAACTTCAAAAAGAGGTTTTGAAGGCAAACCTGTTTTTAGTTTTTCTATGAAACAAGGAATTACTCTTAGAGGTGAACGTCCTGTAGAAATGATGGGAACAAATGAAAAATTAGCATTCGAAGAACGAATGGAAATGCTGGCAACTCCTGGATATCTATTCTCTGAGAAATACATCACTAAAAATTATCAAAATAGCCCTTTATTACAAGCGAAATTAGCGGAGGGAAACAGAGTACTTGATTCTCTTAAACAATATAATACTGATTGGTTTAAAGAACTTATTAAGCCTAATCATTTTCAATCGTACAACTTTAGTGTGAGAGGTGGAACTGAAAAAAACACCTATTTCTATTCTTTGAATTACAGTAAACAAGGTGGTCGTATTCCTGGTAACGATATTAACCACATCACTGCCCGCGCAAACTTAAATTATCTAATATCAGATAACTTCAACCTTGCTATTAATAATAGCTTTGGGGTAGCAACTGCAAATACGGAGAATGGTATGGATAATGATCCATCTTCTCTTGCTTACATTTTAAACCCATATGAAACAAAAGAAAGTAAAACACTATATAGTTTTGACAAAAATCGTTCCTATAAAGACTTAATTAATCAATTCTATCAAAAAAGTACTACTAAGCGCTTTAGTAGTTCTTTGGTTATGCAATGGGATGTTTTACCTGAATTAAATATCTCAGGGGTAATTGGTGCAGATTATAGTTTAGGGGAAGTAAATAAACGCATATATAGTACTGCATACAGCCAACGTGATTATCCTATAAATGCACAAGGTTACTTATCAGAGGAAGATAATAAAAACTTTGATTTTTCTTCAAACATTCGTGCGAGTTACCAAAAGCAGATTGGAGACCACGACTTTTTTATTGGAATCAATTCTGATTATTATATAACAAATATAAAATCACTTTCTGCGTCTGGTTATGGTATTGCTGATGATATAAACAGTATTTCTGGTATCAATAACTCTTTAACGGGAGCCTATGCTCCTAATAATTCTGGGAACAAAATTAAAAATGCCCAATTAGGTTTTGGAGCTGCTTTAGGATATACATTCCAAAACACCTATGATCTATATGTAAGCATTAAAAGAGATGGTTCTTCTCTTTTACCAAGTAACAACAGATGGAACAATGCTTGGTCTACGGGTATCGGATGGTCTCCAAGTGAATATGCTTTTTTTGCTAAACAGAATATTTTAACGGCTTTAAAGTTTAAAGCTTCTTTAGGTTATACAGCAAGTATGGTTGGAATTACTCCTCGTGATATTGCAACGACTTTCAGTAACTCTAACAACTTTTACGGAGAAAGTAGAATCTTACAACTCCTTGCTTTGCCTAATAAGGATTTAAAACCTCAGCAAACCTATTCGACAAATTTTACAATTGATTTTGGTTTCCTAAATAGATTTAACCTTACAACAACTTTGTACAACGAATTAACGAAAGAAGCCATAGTTGCTGTTCCAATTGCAAGTAGCAATGGTTTTAAAACGTTTACAAAAAATATCGGGAAATTAGAAAACAAGGGTATTGAGTTAATGCTTAATGGTGATGTTCTACGCATTGCTGATTTTAAATGGAACTCATCTATTTCTATGTCTTATAATGCTAATAAAGTCAAAAATCTTTATGGTACGGATAAAATTTATTTATCTGACCAATCTGTTATTCCTGAATATGAAGTTGGCAAACCTTTAGGTGTTATTTATGGGTTACAAGATAATGGTGTTTACCCTATTACTGGATTACCTCAATATGTAGATAATGATGGAAAAATAATCAACTATGAAGACAATGTCTCTCCTAATTACTTCAATAATTTAGGATACTCTATTGCTCCTTATAGTGGTTTTTTCAACAACTATTTTAGTTATAAAAATTGGTCTTTAACTGTTAACATTAACTATAGTTCTGGTGGTAAAGCAACTTATAGTAAATCTTATATTAGAGATAATACAAATGCTAATCAGAATGCTATTAAAGGACAATTAGACAATATGTGGTTTGAAATTGGTGACGAAAACAAATTATATCCTGCTAAAAACCTTCCAAGCTCTGTTTATGATTTGTATCAATATCCAACAACAAAAACGGTGTATAAAACTGATTATATAAAATTAAACTTTGTTCAATTAGGTTATAGCATTACACAAAGCTCATTCATTAATCGCTACTTCAAATCTTTACAAGTAAATGTACAAGCTGACAATATTTACACCTATCGCAGACAAAAAGATAAAGGCTCTCTAAATGATGTATTACAACCTATTTTAACTTTTTCTATTAACGCTACATTCTAA
- the dtd gene encoding D-aminoacyl-tRNA deacylase produces MRTVIQRVTRASVTVEGQVIGEIEKGLLILVGIEEVDTQSDIEWLGGKVTNLRVFDDENGVMNKSIKDIEGDILLVSQFTLHASTKKGNRPSYIRAAKPDFAVPMYEKFIAQLEKELGKTIQTGKFGADMKVELLNDGPVTIIIDTQNKE; encoded by the coding sequence GTGAGAACTGTAATACAAAGAGTAACACGAGCATCTGTAACTGTAGAAGGGCAAGTTATAGGTGAAATTGAAAAAGGATTGCTTATACTTGTTGGTATTGAAGAAGTAGATACACAAAGTGATATAGAATGGTTAGGAGGAAAAGTAACTAATTTACGTGTATTTGATGATGAGAATGGAGTGATGAATAAGTCTATTAAAGATATCGAAGGAGATATTTTGTTGGTAAGTCAATTTACTTTACACGCTTCTACAAAAAAAGGGAATAGACCCTCTTATATACGTGCAGCAAAGCCTGATTTTGCCGTGCCGATGTATGAGAAATTTATAGCACAATTAGAAAAAGAACTTGGAAAGACTATTCAGACAGGAAAGTTTGGAGCTGATATGAAAGTAGAACTCTTAAATGATGGACCTGTAACTATAATTATTGACACACAAAATAAAGAGTAA